In one window of Lewinellaceae bacterium DNA:
- the tgt gene encoding tRNA guanosine(34) transglycosylase Tgt: MISFKVNKEDPHSQARAGILATAHGEIPTPIFMPVGTLGSVKGLSQEELMQDIQASIILGNTYHLYLRPGTEVLQESGGLHRFIGWDKPILTDSGGYQIFSLADMRKIKPEGVVFRSHIDGSKHLFTPENNVEIQRAIGADLIMAFDECTPYPCDKKYARKSLQITHAWLERGWNHHLRTPATYDYDQLFIPIIQGSVYPDLRLESTEEVLRYDNPVYAIGGLSVGEPHEDMYAMTREVCSRIPVDRGRYLMGVGTPENLLVSIGLGIDLFDCVLPTRNARHGLLYTSEGVINIKNAKWKNAFEPIDTDSGVTTSARYSKAYLHHLIRTGEMLGARLASMQNLGFFLWLVKTARNHILEGTFSDWQRSMLQKVVKRL; this comes from the coding sequence ATGATTTCATTCAAGGTCAACAAAGAAGATCCGCATTCTCAGGCGAGAGCAGGAATACTGGCAACTGCACATGGTGAGATCCCCACACCCATATTTATGCCGGTGGGCACCCTGGGGTCGGTCAAAGGACTCAGCCAGGAAGAATTGATGCAGGATATCCAGGCTTCGATTATTTTGGGTAATACCTATCATTTGTATTTGCGTCCGGGTACGGAAGTATTGCAGGAGTCGGGAGGATTACACCGGTTTATTGGATGGGATAAGCCCATCCTGACGGATAGTGGCGGATACCAGATCTTTTCGCTGGCGGATATGCGTAAGATCAAACCGGAAGGTGTGGTTTTCCGATCGCACATTGATGGCAGCAAACACCTCTTTACACCTGAGAATAATGTTGAAATCCAACGCGCTATTGGTGCAGACCTGATCATGGCATTTGACGAATGTACGCCCTACCCGTGTGATAAAAAATATGCCCGTAAGTCTTTGCAGATCACGCATGCCTGGTTGGAGCGGGGATGGAACCACCACTTGCGGACACCGGCTACATACGATTACGACCAACTTTTTATCCCGATCATTCAGGGCTCGGTCTATCCTGACCTGCGCCTGGAAAGTACGGAAGAGGTATTGCGGTATGATAATCCGGTGTATGCGATCGGTGGACTATCGGTAGGAGAACCCCATGAAGATATGTATGCCATGACCAGGGAAGTATGCAGCCGGATTCCCGTGGATCGCGGCAGATACCTGATGGGTGTCGGGACACCGGAAAACCTGCTGGTCAGCATAGGCCTGGGTATAGATCTGTTTGATTGTGTCCTGCCTACGCGTAATGCCCGGCACGGCTTGCTATATACTTCCGAAGGCGTGATCAATATCAAGAATGCAAAATGGAAAAATGCTTTCGAACCCATCGACACAGACAGCGGTGTGACTACCTCCGCTCGTTATTCGAAAGCATATTTGCACCATCTGATCCGGACCGGTGAAATGTTAGGTGCACGATTGGCTTCCATGCAAAACCTGGGATTTTTCCTTTGGTTGGTCAAGACGGCTCGTAACCATATCTTGGAGGGCACCTTTTCTGATTGGCAGCGATCGATGTTGCAAAAAGTGGTAAAGCGGTTGTAA
- a CDS encoding NAD kinase: protein MKVILFGQTLHPEDIPVIRQIIQTIQAVNGSIYVYGDLMKKIDAVLPEAASLKVIRSHRELKKHELDMLFSLGGDGTILKAATFIRDAGVPILGINLGRLGFLATMDKHDVSKIIPLLNANNYTVESRTLLGLECNKPLFGDTQFALNDFTITKRDNSSMIMIRTFLDGEYLNTYWADGLIVATPTGSTGYSLSCGGPIILPDSNSFVITPVAPHNLTARPIVVPDNVTITFEVEGRTENFLCTLDSRFEPITADHHISIRKAPFEMHLIKLAQDSILDTIREKLNWGKDLRN, encoded by the coding sequence ATGAAAGTCATTCTTTTTGGTCAAACCCTGCATCCGGAAGATATTCCGGTCATACGACAGATTATCCAAACCATACAGGCAGTAAATGGATCCATTTACGTGTATGGTGATCTAATGAAAAAAATTGATGCTGTTTTACCTGAAGCGGCATCACTCAAGGTCATCCGGAGTCACCGTGAACTAAAAAAACACGAGCTGGACATGCTGTTCTCGTTGGGAGGCGACGGGACGATTCTGAAAGCAGCTACATTTATCCGGGACGCCGGGGTCCCCATCCTGGGTATCAACCTGGGACGCCTGGGGTTTCTTGCGACCATGGATAAACATGATGTTTCCAAAATCATCCCGCTATTAAATGCGAACAACTATACCGTAGAATCCAGGACATTACTGGGCTTGGAATGCAATAAACCCTTATTCGGTGATACCCAGTTTGCACTTAATGATTTCACCATCACCAAGCGGGATAATTCCAGTATGATCATGATCCGTACCTTCCTGGATGGTGAATACCTGAATACCTACTGGGCCGATGGTCTGATTGTGGCAACTCCTACCGGTTCTACCGGATACTCCCTGAGTTGCGGCGGACCGATCATCCTTCCTGATTCGAATTCGTTTGTGATCACTCCGGTGGCACCACACAACCTTACAGCCCGGCCAATTGTGGTACCGGATAATGTAACCATTACCTTCGAAGTCGAGGGCCGCACTGAAAATTTCCTCTGTACGCTGGATTCCCGCTTCGAGCCCATCACTGCCGATCATCATATATCAATAAGGAAAGCACCTTTTGAAATGCATCTCATAAAGCTGGCTCAGGACAGTATCCTGGATACCATCCGTGAAAAATTGAATTGGGGGAAAGATCTGAGAAACTAG
- a CDS encoding rod shape-determining protein RodA — protein sequence MTTRGTAPVKHIDWLTFFLFLSLSVIGWLMINAAESSSDPNSTGFSFNDGAGKQLLLLFVSLVVFWIFFFVDFKFWNTFAYVIYAITLALLVLVLPFGDKIKGATSWFNLFGFSLQPSEFAKLGTCLALASYLSYHKTKLRNRKHIFVSIGIILLPAALIILQPDPGSALVYLSFFLVLYREGLTHWIYVIAGIFVTLFILSLIYTVSTVFVLILAISSAIYLLQEKRHWAWWLTYAALAVASVVGLGLGWQQELIGAHTIFLMTLLILAFRKARFRILILGIPSILICLGFSYMSRFMFDRVLEPHQQDRINVWLRPELSDPRGSMYNLSQSKLAISSGGFQGKGYLKGTLTKLNYVPEQSTDFIFSTIGEEQGFLGSFGIIAMFLILLVRITMIGERAKSSFTRTYAYGLAGILFIHFFINIGMTMGLVPVIGIPLPFISKGGSSLLAFSMMMAILLKLDMARYAY from the coding sequence ATGACTACACGAGGAACGGCGCCGGTCAAACACATTGACTGGCTTACTTTTTTCCTTTTCCTGAGTTTAAGTGTTATCGGCTGGCTGATGATCAATGCAGCCGAATCTTCATCGGATCCGAACTCGACCGGATTCAGTTTTAATGATGGTGCCGGTAAACAACTGTTGTTGTTATTTGTATCTCTTGTTGTCTTCTGGATCTTCTTCTTCGTGGATTTCAAATTCTGGAACACCTTTGCCTATGTAATTTATGCAATAACCCTGGCCTTGCTGGTGCTGGTATTACCCTTTGGGGACAAGATCAAGGGTGCCACTTCCTGGTTCAATCTGTTTGGTTTTTCATTACAACCTTCCGAATTCGCTAAACTGGGTACCTGTCTGGCGCTGGCCAGTTATTTAAGCTACCATAAAACCAAATTGCGCAATCGCAAACACATTTTTGTCAGCATTGGTATCATCCTTCTGCCGGCAGCATTGATCATTCTGCAGCCGGATCCCGGATCGGCGCTGGTATATTTATCCTTTTTTCTGGTATTATACCGTGAAGGCCTGACACATTGGATCTATGTTATTGCAGGTATATTTGTCACCCTGTTTATCCTATCACTCATCTATACGGTTAGCACCGTCTTTGTCCTTATTCTGGCGATATCATCTGCGATATATTTATTGCAGGAAAAAAGACACTGGGCCTGGTGGCTTACCTATGCTGCACTTGCTGTTGCAAGTGTGGTCGGCCTGGGGCTGGGCTGGCAACAGGAACTCATCGGGGCACATACCATCTTTTTAATGACCTTGCTGATCCTGGCATTTCGGAAAGCCCGCTTTCGCATCCTGATTTTGGGGATTCCGTCTATCCTGATTTGTCTGGGATTCAGTTATATGTCCCGGTTCATGTTTGACCGGGTACTGGAGCCACATCAGCAGGATCGTATCAATGTGTGGCTTAGGCCTGAACTAAGTGACCCGCGAGGATCTATGTACAATCTGTCTCAGTCAAAACTTGCCATTTCTTCGGGTGGATTTCAGGGTAAAGGTTATTTAAAGGGGACATTGACCAAATTGAATTACGTGCCGGAACAATCCACCGATTTCATATTCAGCACGATCGGTGAAGAACAGGGCTTCCTGGGAAGTTTTGGTATCATCGCCATGTTCCTTATCCTTCTCGTTCGGATTACCATGATCGGTGAGCGGGCCAAATCTTCGTTTACGCGAACATATGCTTATGGCCTGGCAGGCATCCTGTTCATCCATTTTTTCATCAATATCGGCATGACCATGGGACTTGTACCGGTTATTGGCATTCCGTTGCCTTTCATCAGTAAAGGAGGATCCTCCTTGCTGGCATTCAGTATGATGATGGCAATATTACTTAAGCTGGATATGGCAAGGTACGCCTACTGA
- the secA gene encoding preprotein translocase subunit SecA, with translation MSNFLTNALKKVFGTKYERDVNKYLPIVEEINALEDEMQSLSNDALRNKTLEFKTRIDAHLEGIQHDIEVLHNQAEEEEDQLVKEDLYNQLDQMQLEKNKHLEAILQELLPEAFAVVKETARRFTNNEFLEVTSTDHDRNLAATKSYILIDGDKARWKNSWQAAGGDVTWNMVHYDVQLIGGMVLHDGKIAEMATGEGKTLVATLPAYLNGLSGQGVHIVTVNDYLARRDSEWVGPIFEFLFLTVDCIDKYQPHSQQRIKAYRCDITYGTNNEFGFDYLRDNMVRSQEELVQRKHHYAMVDEVDSVLVDDARTPLIISGPVPEGTEEQEYNELKPKVERLIEAQRRLATEYLAEAKRLFKENQTGYEEGQAGMSLLRAHRSLPKNRPLIKFLSEDGVKVSMQKAENFYMQEQEKHMHLVDEPLFFTIDEKNRSVELTEKGSEYLARGENDIHFFVLPDIATEMMKLDNDSGLPPDELTKRRQEVMQDFSLKSRRLHAVNQLLKAYTLFERDEEYVVIEGQVKIVDEQTGRMMEGRRYSDGLHQALEAKENVKVGDITQTYATITLQNYFRMYHKLAGMTGTAETEASEFWEIYKLDVVVIPTNKPIIRDDREDLVFKTAREKYNAVIDEIVNLSNAGRPVLVGTTSVDISEKLSRMLQLRGISHNVLNAKQHQREAEIVAEAGKSGRVTIATNMAGRGTDIKLGPGVKEAGGLAIIGTERHDSRRVDRQLRGRSGRQGDPGSTQFYVSLEDNLMRLFHSERIAKVMDRMGHKDGEVIQHSMVTKSIERAQKKVEENNFGIRKRLLEYDDVMNIQREAIYKKRNHALQGERLSVDLSNMFNSISESLVVNHRNEGDFETFRRASLYTLGLDPKMDPIAFKEQSLQDSIEDFKEYVTDDYRHKQQYVRDLLVPVIRNVKENEGQRYKRISIPFTDGVRMLPISADIDQSIKSQGKSITLDIEKAITLALIDENWKEHLRSMDELKDSVQAASFEQKDPLVVYKMEAYELFEQFIFKVNEEVVSYLMKGRLMIDGQPIQEARQQKTDLSKVQTNRSEEEARHRAAISAGRENQKVETIRRTEKKVGRNDPCPCGSGKKYKHCHGK, from the coding sequence ATGAGTAATTTTCTCACCAATGCCCTAAAGAAAGTTTTCGGTACCAAGTATGAGCGTGATGTAAACAAATACCTGCCCATCGTAGAAGAAATCAATGCACTGGAAGATGAAATGCAGTCGCTGTCCAATGATGCATTAAGAAATAAAACGCTCGAGTTCAAAACCCGGATCGATGCGCACCTGGAAGGTATCCAGCATGACATCGAAGTACTGCACAATCAGGCCGAAGAAGAGGAAGATCAGCTTGTCAAGGAAGACCTTTACAACCAGCTGGATCAAATGCAGCTGGAGAAAAACAAACATCTGGAAGCCATCCTGCAGGAATTATTGCCCGAAGCTTTTGCAGTGGTGAAAGAGACAGCCCGCCGCTTCACGAACAATGAATTCCTGGAAGTTACGTCTACCGACCACGACCGGAATCTTGCTGCTACCAAATCCTACATACTGATCGACGGTGACAAAGCCCGCTGGAAAAATTCCTGGCAGGCAGCCGGCGGAGATGTAACCTGGAATATGGTGCACTACGATGTACAGCTTATTGGTGGGATGGTACTCCATGATGGCAAGATCGCAGAGATGGCGACCGGTGAGGGTAAAACCCTGGTGGCCACATTGCCGGCCTATCTGAATGGTCTGTCCGGTCAGGGGGTTCATATCGTTACCGTAAACGATTACCTGGCCAGAAGGGACAGCGAATGGGTAGGACCGATCTTTGAATTCCTTTTTCTGACGGTTGATTGCATTGATAAATACCAACCGCACTCACAACAAAGGATCAAGGCCTACCGCTGTGATATTACATATGGCACCAATAACGAATTTGGTTTCGACTACCTGCGGGACAATATGGTGCGGTCCCAGGAAGAGTTGGTCCAGCGCAAGCATCATTATGCCATGGTCGACGAGGTGGACTCGGTATTAGTCGATGACGCAAGAACGCCATTGATAATTTCCGGACCGGTACCGGAAGGGACAGAAGAGCAGGAATACAATGAACTGAAGCCTAAAGTTGAAAGGCTCATAGAAGCACAGCGCCGGTTAGCCACCGAATATTTAGCTGAAGCAAAGCGGCTTTTCAAGGAGAATCAGACGGGTTATGAAGAAGGTCAGGCCGGAATGTCGCTTTTACGGGCTCATCGTTCATTACCCAAAAACCGGCCATTGATCAAATTCCTGAGTGAGGATGGGGTGAAGGTCAGCATGCAGAAAGCAGAAAACTTCTACATGCAGGAGCAGGAGAAACACATGCACCTGGTGGATGAACCCCTGTTTTTCACCATTGATGAAAAAAACCGTAGTGTTGAATTAACCGAGAAAGGTTCTGAATACCTGGCCCGCGGCGAGAACGATATCCACTTTTTTGTATTGCCGGACATTGCAACGGAAATGATGAAGCTGGATAATGATTCCGGATTACCCCCGGATGAATTGACCAAGCGCCGGCAGGAAGTCATGCAGGATTTTTCGCTGAAATCCAGACGTCTGCATGCCGTCAATCAATTGCTGAAAGCTTATACCTTGTTTGAACGCGACGAAGAATATGTCGTCATAGAAGGACAGGTAAAAATTGTGGATGAGCAGACCGGCCGGATGATGGAAGGTCGCCGATATTCAGATGGTCTTCACCAGGCGCTGGAAGCTAAGGAGAATGTCAAAGTGGGTGACATCACCCAGACCTATGCTACGATTACCCTGCAGAATTACTTCCGCATGTACCACAAACTGGCCGGTATGACCGGTACGGCGGAGACCGAAGCCAGCGAATTCTGGGAGATTTACAAGCTGGATGTTGTAGTCATTCCAACCAACAAGCCAATCATCCGGGATGATCGTGAGGACCTCGTCTTCAAGACGGCCCGTGAAAAATACAATGCGGTCATTGACGAAATCGTGAACTTAAGCAATGCCGGGCGACCGGTATTGGTAGGTACCACGTCCGTGGATATTTCGGAAAAATTGAGCCGCATGCTTCAGTTGCGCGGCATTTCACACAATGTGCTTAACGCTAAGCAACACCAGCGCGAGGCAGAAATTGTGGCTGAAGCAGGTAAATCAGGACGCGTCACCATTGCTACCAACATGGCAGGCCGTGGTACTGACATCAAGTTAGGTCCTGGTGTGAAAGAGGCCGGTGGTCTGGCCATTATCGGTACCGAGCGGCACGATTCCCGGAGAGTGGACCGTCAGTTGCGTGGTCGTTCCGGACGCCAGGGAGATCCCGGGTCCACTCAGTTTTATGTCTCTCTGGAGGATAATCTGATGCGGCTTTTCCACTCTGAACGGATCGCCAAGGTCATGGACCGCATGGGCCACAAGGATGGTGAGGTGATCCAGCATTCTATGGTAACCAAATCCATCGAACGTGCGCAGAAGAAGGTTGAAGAAAACAACTTTGGAATACGGAAGCGCCTTCTCGAGTACGACGATGTCATGAACATTCAGCGGGAAGCCATCTATAAGAAACGTAACCATGCCCTGCAAGGTGAGCGACTTTCGGTTGACCTGAGCAACATGTTCAATTCGATCTCCGAATCCCTGGTGGTCAACCATCGCAATGAAGGTGATTTTGAGACATTCCGCCGCGCCAGTTTATATACGCTTGGGCTGGATCCGAAAATGGACCCCATTGCTTTCAAGGAACAGTCGCTGCAGGACTCGATAGAGGACTTCAAGGAATATGTCACCGACGATTATCGCCATAAACAGCAATATGTCCGTGATCTGCTGGTTCCGGTCATCCGGAATGTAAAAGAAAATGAAGGACAGCGCTACAAGCGTATTTCCATTCCATTTACCGACGGGGTGCGGATGTTGCCGATCTCGGCGGATATCGACCAATCGATCAAATCACAGGGTAAATCGATCACACTGGACATCGAGAAAGCAATTACCCTGGCGCTCATCGATGAAAACTGGAAAGAACATTTGCGCAGCATGGACGAACTGAAAGACTCGGTTCAGGCTGCATCGTTTGAACAGAAAGATCCGCTCGTGGTCTATAAAATGGAAGCGTATGAACTTTTTGAACAGTTCATCTTCAAAGTTAATGAAGAAGTAGTCTCCTACCTGATGAAGGGCAGGCTGATGATCGATGGGCAGCCTATTCAGGAGGCCCGCCAGCAAAAAACGGATCTAAGCAAAGTCCAGACCAACCGTAGTGAAGAAGAAGCCCGGCATCGTGCTGCGATAAGTGCCGGACGGGAAAATCAAAAAGTGGAAACCATAAGAAGAACTGAAAAGAAAGTTGGTCGTAACGACCCCTGTCCCTGCGGCAGTGGTAAAAAATACAAGCATTGTCATGGTAAATAA
- a CDS encoding SPOR domain-containing protein yields MVNKHESWIRRMLVFLPGLVGFLPMYSQTTPHSTTEIDPGVQKVVDWYRDVNRENKILEGWTIQILSTRDRREMEQERDRFIYRYPEYRVRQSFDEPFYRLKVGSFTSKLEALALRQELQKQYRSAVLVKEEINKEDYF; encoded by the coding sequence ATGGTAAATAAACACGAGTCATGGATTCGTAGGATGTTGGTTTTTCTTCCGGGGTTAGTTGGTTTTTTGCCCATGTATTCCCAGACTACGCCCCATTCCACAACTGAAATCGATCCCGGCGTCCAAAAGGTTGTCGATTGGTACCGGGATGTGAACCGGGAGAATAAGATCCTGGAAGGGTGGACCATCCAGATCTTGTCTACCCGTGATCGCCGGGAAATGGAACAGGAAAGAGACCGGTTTATTTACCGTTATCCGGAATACCGGGTCAGGCAAAGTTTTGATGAACCTTTTTATCGATTAAAAGTCGGATCTTTTACTTCGAAACTGGAAGCGCTGGCTTTACGGCAAGAATTGCAAAAGCAATACCGCAGTGCTGTTCTGGTTAAAGAAGAGATTAATAAGGAAGACTATTTCTAA
- a CDS encoding RNA polymerase sigma factor yields MSTIEFNHQLLKLTNVLHAFAYNLTKDVEESQDLYQETAFRALSNKDKFVPGTNFKAWIMTIMKNIFINNYRKKVKANTIIDTTDNLYYLNSGTTIIFNSADTKIMMDELNSMIVDLDDSIRIPFEMHYVGYKYQEIADKLGLPLGTVKSRIFFARKALKNQIQRRYPSIYDTRSKD; encoded by the coding sequence ATGTCCACCATTGAATTCAACCATCAATTGCTGAAATTAACCAATGTGCTTCATGCCTTTGCGTATAATTTGACCAAGGATGTTGAAGAATCTCAAGACCTGTACCAAGAAACGGCTTTCCGGGCATTAAGTAACAAGGATAAATTTGTTCCAGGCACCAATTTCAAAGCCTGGATCATGACCATCATGAAGAATATCTTCATCAACAATTACCGGAAGAAAGTAAAAGCAAACACCATCATTGACACGACAGATAATCTCTATTATCTGAATTCAGGTACCACCATTATTTTTAATAGTGCGGATACCAAGATCATGATGGATGAGTTGAACAGCATGATCGTTGACTTGGATGACAGCATTCGTATTCCCTTCGAAATGCACTATGTCGGTTACAAGTACCAGGAAATTGCGGACAAACTAGGTTTACCGCTGGGTACGGTCAAAAGCCGTATTTTCTTCGCCAGAAAGGCGCTTAAAAATCAGATTCAAAGAAGGTATCCTTCCATTTACGATACCCGTAGCAAAGATTAA
- the mutY gene encoding A/G-specific adenine glycosylase gives MKSSPSREQHIAQSLLDWHQDHPRPLPWKGKGPYETLLSEIILQQTRVEQGLPYYLRFVTLFPTVFALAQASEDEVLHAWQGLGYYTRARNLHRIAKTIVDELQGQFPETYEGWLALKGIGPYTAAAISSFAYDQPYAVVDGNVYRVLSRLYTPAADFYTSSGKKTYQDLAQRLLPPGQAAIFNQGIMNFGALQCVPRQPDCTICPLNTHCKAFKNGKVNAYPPTKPLLSKRHRFFHYLVAIDQSGMTWIDQRKEKDIWQHLYQFPLLETESSVDSRDIQKLFLKNYQLKDWNTGITSKVYKHVLSHQVIHACFHILEVRELPQHPAFECVKVKNLPNFAFPKVVHCYLMDYSIYLNAIHQ, from the coding sequence ATGAAGTCATCCCCTTCACGGGAACAACACATTGCTCAGTCGCTGCTGGACTGGCATCAAGATCATCCCAGACCATTGCCATGGAAAGGCAAGGGGCCCTACGAAACCTTGCTTTCAGAGATCATTCTTCAGCAAACCCGGGTGGAGCAGGGACTACCTTATTACCTCCGGTTTGTAACCCTGTTTCCGACTGTATTTGCCCTGGCTCAAGCTTCAGAAGATGAAGTATTGCATGCGTGGCAAGGATTAGGTTATTACACCAGGGCGCGCAATCTGCACCGGATCGCGAAGACCATCGTTGATGAGCTTCAAGGTCAATTTCCGGAGACGTATGAGGGCTGGTTGGCACTGAAAGGAATTGGACCCTATACGGCTGCGGCAATCTCTTCTTTTGCCTATGACCAGCCCTATGCTGTCGTGGATGGCAATGTCTACCGGGTTTTGTCAAGGTTGTATACCCCCGCGGCTGACTTCTACACCAGCAGCGGTAAAAAAACATACCAGGATCTCGCTCAGCGTCTGCTTCCCCCTGGACAAGCTGCAATCTTTAACCAGGGCATCATGAATTTTGGGGCCCTGCAGTGTGTACCCCGGCAACCGGATTGTACAATATGTCCTTTAAACACGCACTGCAAAGCGTTTAAGAACGGAAAGGTGAATGCCTATCCTCCAACCAAGCCGCTTTTGAGTAAAAGACACCGTTTTTTTCATTATCTGGTGGCGATAGACCAGTCCGGGATGACCTGGATCGATCAGCGGAAGGAGAAGGACATCTGGCAACACCTGTATCAGTTTCCGCTCCTGGAAACGGAATCTTCTGTGGATAGCCGGGATATCCAGAAATTATTTCTAAAAAACTATCAATTGAAAGATTGGAATACTGGAATTACATCTAAAGTTTATAAACATGTTCTGTCCCATCAGGTCATTCATGCCTGTTTTCACATACTGGAGGTCCGGGAACTGCCCCAACATCCGGCATTTGAATGTGTTAAAGTCAAAAACTTACCTAACTTTGCCTTCCCTAAGGTAGTCCATTGTTATT
- a CDS encoding LptF/LptG family permease, which produces MGILDAYLMKKYLKTFFFTAFLFSIIAVVIDFSEKVERFVESPVTTHEILLQYYPTYLPDINSILWPLFALISVVFFCSRMAKNSEFVAMFSSGFSFMRISRPFLMGAAVIAMLLYLGNHYFLPKTNRIKLDFMNKYIERQQASTRVRATHMFISPDTKVYINSYNTLDTTANDLRFETYKDNNLVRIVMAKRMQYQGPPNHWLLTDLETRVFNGTKETFEIQRNARIDTTLNIYPEDFVSWQNDQKRLTSPQIEDYLERAKFRGSGNTRPFEIEYYKRTADPVSIFILTIIGVAVASRKVRGGTGLHLAQGVMIGSLYIFLSRFSTTFAMDPKVTPWLGVWAPNLVFAVVAWFMVRRAQE; this is translated from the coding sequence ATGGGCATATTGGATGCATATCTGATGAAAAAATACCTGAAGACCTTTTTCTTCACGGCTTTCCTCTTTTCCATCATTGCGGTAGTGATAGATTTTAGTGAAAAGGTGGAGCGTTTCGTTGAATCCCCGGTTACCACACATGAGATCCTGCTTCAATATTATCCAACGTATCTGCCGGACATCAACAGCATCCTGTGGCCACTGTTCGCCCTGATATCGGTTGTGTTCTTCTGTTCCCGGATGGCCAAGAACTCCGAGTTCGTAGCTATGTTTTCCAGTGGATTCAGCTTTATGCGTATCAGCCGTCCCTTCCTGATGGGAGCAGCGGTGATCGCCATGTTACTCTATCTGGGGAACCATTATTTTTTACCAAAGACGAACCGGATCAAGCTGGACTTTATGAACAAATACATCGAGCGCCAACAGGCCAGTACCCGGGTGCGGGCTACACACATGTTTATTTCTCCAGACACGAAAGTCTACATTAACAGCTATAATACCCTGGACACAACGGCCAACGATTTGCGGTTTGAAACGTATAAGGACAATAATCTGGTCAGAATTGTCATGGCTAAGCGGATGCAATACCAGGGGCCTCCCAATCATTGGCTGCTTACGGACCTGGAGACCAGGGTGTTTAATGGCACGAAAGAAACCTTTGAAATACAACGTAATGCGCGCATTGATACTACACTGAATATTTATCCTGAAGACTTTGTGTCATGGCAGAATGACCAGAAACGGCTTACTTCCCCACAAATTGAAGACTATCTGGAAAGGGCTAAGTTCAGGGGATCCGGGAATACCCGGCCATTTGAGATCGAATACTACAAAAGGACGGCGGATCCGGTTTCCATCTTCATTCTGACCATTATTGGCGTTGCAGTGGCTTCACGCAAGGTAAGGGGAGGCACCGGTCTCCATTTGGCTCAAGGTGTCATGATCGGCTCACTATATATCTTTTTATCCCGCTTCTCAACCACATTTGCCATGGACCCCAAAGTTACTCCCTGGCTTGGTGTGTGGGCTCCCAATCTGGTGTTTGCAGTGGTGGCGTGGTTCATGGTCCGTCGGGCACAGGAGTAG